A genomic stretch from Lathyrus oleraceus cultivar Zhongwan6 chromosome 2, CAAS_Psat_ZW6_1.0, whole genome shotgun sequence includes:
- the LOC127123693 gene encoding uncharacterized protein LOC127123693: protein MKSITRSMVDGVKYKNNMFLPKTSRRKLKIVKKKIPHKKPVSKKRKVVDKTIEKKFLKRRIVQSSNSETDGETGVLEIATSSRRKVGGKIILVNIPVELLDNVSVHSEGNVQKWKYLYQRRIASERELSKDVLEWQEIMNLMKDVGLMNIVSDIEPYTDKLIKEFIVNISSEFNVEGSQQYRKVLSIDKIAKEITNGQVKKWPIKGLLSCGKLSVKYAVLNKIGATNWAPTNHSSNITSTLTMKHVDSCAVILLKAFPCLLTRIILNQYPEVLHPQETPNKKVESLTLDKKMFVGTHLPYIMVKHKGHNDGGNSSPKPQERVCYLR, encoded by the exons ATGAAGAGTATAACTAGGTCTATGGTTGATGGGgtgaaatataaaaataatatgtTCCTCCCAAAAACTTCACGAAGAAAACTGAAAATTGTGAAGAAGAAAATTCCTCACAAGAAGCCTGTGAGCAAGAAAAGAAAGGTTGTAGATAAAACTATTGAGAAGAAGTTTCTTAAGAGAAGAATTGTTCAATCAAGTAACTCTGAGACCGATGGTGAAACAGGTGTCCTAGAAATTGCAACTTCTTCTAGGAGAAAGGTTGGAGGAAAAATAATTCTCGTTAACATTCCAGTTGAACTCTTAGACAATGTTTCAGTCCACTCTGAAGGAAATGTGCAAAAGTGGAAGTATTTGTATCAAAGAAGAATTGCTTCTGAAAGAGAGTTGAGTAAAGATGTCCTTGAATGGCAAGAGATAATGAATCTAATGAAGGATGTTGGATTAATGAATATTGTTTCAGACATTGAACCTTATACTGATAAACTGATCAAGGAATTCATTGTTAACATATCCAGTGAGTTTAATGTTGAAGGAAGTCAACAATATAGGAAG GTTCTCTCCATTGATAAGATTGCCAAGGAAATCACTAATGGACAAGTAAAGAAATGGCCCATTAAAGGTTTACTCTCTTGTGGTAAATTGAGTGTGAAGTATGCAGTACTGAACAAGATAGGTGCAACAAATTGGGCACCCACTAATCACAGTTCTAACATCACCTCTACCTTGACCATGAAGCATGTTGATTCTTGTGCAGTAATTCTACTCAAAGCTTTTCCATGTTTATTAACTAGAATAATTTTGAATCAATATCCTGAAGTTTTGCATCCTCAAGAAACTCCAAACAAAAAGGTTGAGTCTCTGACCCTTGATAAAAAGATGTTTGTGGGGACACATCTCCCATACATTATGGTAAAGCATAAAGGTCATAATGATGGTGGAAATTCTTCTCCAAAGCCACAAGAGAGGGTGTGTTACTTGAGATGA